The Acidobacteriota bacterium genome window below encodes:
- a CDS encoding translation initiation factor IF-2 N-terminal domain-containing protein, whose protein sequence is MATVRIYKVAELLNTSSQEVMALLKKRAGIEVKSASSTIEEVVAREFVQKLARERTITLPRASEMFSETAAHPPAKGGAKKGAAAKAPEPAKPAAHALPPPRLVKVAKPVAPPIEAAPAVEAPAPEEGPAAPAATPEVTAPAQTADREAPTVAARAAEAAPAAAAPESPAAAEAPAAHAPAPAAAGAPRAPEAPGAPGVPSVAARAAVPAPTGRVVPPTIRLRIEDPRTGQAPPARPTVVRSIVPAPPPPPRPATPPPTGQQARPGARPATGARPAGPR, encoded by the coding sequence CGGATTTACAAGGTCGCAGAGCTGCTGAACACCTCGAGCCAGGAAGTCATGGCGCTGCTCAAGAAGCGCGCAGGCATCGAGGTGAAGAGCGCGTCGAGCACGATCGAAGAGGTCGTCGCACGGGAGTTCGTGCAGAAGCTCGCCCGCGAGCGCACCATCACGCTGCCGCGCGCCTCCGAGATGTTCAGCGAGACGGCGGCGCATCCGCCCGCCAAGGGAGGCGCGAAGAAGGGCGCGGCGGCGAAAGCGCCGGAACCGGCCAAGCCGGCCGCCCACGCCCTGCCCCCGCCGAGGCTGGTGAAGGTCGCCAAGCCGGTCGCGCCGCCGATCGAGGCGGCGCCAGCCGTCGAAGCCCCGGCGCCCGAGGAGGGCCCGGCGGCGCCAGCCGCCACACCCGAGGTGACGGCGCCGGCTCAGACGGCGGACCGCGAAGCGCCCACGGTGGCCGCCCGCGCCGCTGAAGCGGCTCCCGCGGCTGCTGCGCCGGAATCTCCCGCAGCCGCCGAAGCACCCGCGGCGCACGCACCGGCGCCAGCGGCAGCCGGGGCACCCCGAGCACCCGAGGCACCTGGAGCACCTGGAGTACCCAGCGTGGCCGCCCGCGCCGCGGTTCCTGCGCCGACTGGTCGTGTGGTGCCGCCGACGATTCGGCTGCGTATCGAAGACCCGCGAACCGGCCAGGCTCCGCCGGCGCGTCCGACCGTCGTTCGTTCGATCGTGCCGGCGCCTCCGCCGCCACCGCGACCGGCCACGCCGCCCCCGACAGGGCAGCAGGCACGTCCCGGCGCGCGCCCCGCGACTGGGGCGCGACCGGCGGGGCCGCGC